Part of the Impatiens glandulifera chromosome 8, dImpGla2.1, whole genome shotgun sequence genome is shown below.
TTTTGGTCCTAAattcaatatatgtttttattcaattttaaaaattggcCTTGGAGGAGAAAGTCTAAGCGGTTCACCTCATCTATGGGCCGGTCTACATACAATAGAAGTATAGAACAGTCTTAATTAACATGGGCTTTAATCTTCCAACTCAGTCCATTTACATTGGGCCCTTTCTTATTAAGAAATATCGTCCATTGTTTTAATTATCAAGGCTTTGCTGGGTATTCTTAATGGACTATAATTTCTGGTctttaatgaatgaaaatatgaCTAGTTTgcttaaatattatcaaataaaataaatactagttatatttttcaaaattattaataagtatCACATCACATCTCAATTAaactaacaattttttttaaaattctgttTGGAGTAATAACACAAAAGTACTTTTAATGCTCTAAACTAGTAATACTGAACAAacttatttatctatttaaaaaataaactctaaaacaaattgaaagataatttttgaattttcaatgaCTTTTTTTAGCATGAACTCGTTTCATTTTCATCACTAATATTAACATGATTATGAtttgatcttccttttgttcgattcaaatattttgttgacctgaatttttttttttttcgaaattttataatttgaataataatatcaatcaTTGGTGAGTCATTTGTTGTTTATATAGTGTTGTCAATTATAATTTGCCTTGCAATTTCTGATCTGAATTACTAAGAATGGTTTTCCCGAAACCGAACGGGAATGAGATGACATTTGGATTTTTGCACGTACCCTAATTCTTCTCgaacaataaatataattaatatataacattaataatacatttatttatttttcatattttataatagttttaagtttaattctttataataatataaattttaaatatactataatattaaaatattcgtttagataattttataattttgttttattttataaataatattgtataacGGTGCTTGCGGGGTTTTTCTGATATTGATCGAGGCGTGTGTTAGTAACAAAAAATTCAAGTGGAATGTGACGGGATGGTAAACACATTCTCCGCCCCGATTCGTCCAATTGGCATCCCTAGTTAATAACATTCCTTCGATAAAGGAAACGAAATAATTGCATTTtgagttaatttttaatttttcaaaataaatagttaGTCGATCTAACTTCTTAAAGTTATCGtcacattataatttttttgtgttGTTACCTAACATCAGCTCAAGACAATTTTAACTTCCGTTCAAAATATTTGgtagatattattttattagttggTTCAACTTGTTTTTACTTCATCGATCACTTACGGTTCAAGAACtcaaatagtttatttttttagaaaaactcTTACGAAattgaatatcttgattttaaaaatgttattttgtattatttaataattaatttatatatataactcgtttttgaatttaacaaaaaataatgttctatttaaaaaattataaaatatagatcGTAATATATTAGTGTACTCAAGAATATTTACTTGGACAGACTTTTTACAATAAAGtgtttgacatatttatttttcaattggCAAAAAGTGCGGAGTAATCTTGAAGATTTGATAAATCTAATGAATTATTTCCTTCACAaacaacataaaataaatatttacacaatATGTaatatactttaataaaattctcaaaatttgAAGCTTTTTAAAAGTCCGATCATAGTGCATGTGATTTGAAGTAATTTACGCGTTCATTGCCGACGTTATGGCTCCTTGGTTACTCAACTTTTtgtgtgaaaaaaataaatgcattattattattatttaaaattattgaaatttggACATATTCTGAATGTGACATCTCATTCAATGGATCCAATATtaccattaataaaataaaattagagagaataatatatataatattttaaaacaatagtGTGGGACagataattagatattttcatTGTAGAAATGATGAAAGTGAGATGCTGGCAAAAATTAGTGCTAATTTGATTTTTCTAGCTGaataatctattataataatagctTGAAAGGAATAAATTATTGTGTAgaagcttaattaattaaatcaatggTTGGTTGTTGTTATGggcatattatataataatcttTAGACTAtgaaaaattaagcattataagTTCCACTCACTATGAAGAAGCATGGAAAATATTATACTATAATGGGAGTGTTTAATTTcaatctaaaattaaaattataattgtaatattttattatttatatctttcaaacaaaatatcttgttaatttatcatttacaatatttttattctttttatgggtggaaaacaaaattattttcttttaaattactCTAATACGTtgtgtttatctaatattttaataacatgataatatttatttaaattatttttgttataattatagttataattataatttataattttttcaaatataagaattaaaattataaatataatatcaatttcaattctCTTAGTTCAAGCACACTTAAAAAATTCTTCATTAATCTCTTTTTGTTGTGTTTTATCACATATAGCTTTGtttggataaattattttgaaaaataataattatgtatcattttgaagagatcaatattttttttattttggttgagTGATGCAATAAAAGAGACagtactatttttattttgtatgattaTTGAAACTAGCATTTAGTCCGTGcaagcccgtgcatttgcacgagtaataatataaaaaaccgtgaaaaaaattacggataacattcttaattttatttttaaccgttttaaatttatgggtgggtcaacacataattCGACCCaggtatccatttactcaacatcattatatattagttagttaaaaagttgaacttatattaatattaaaacgtcccgcatttatcaaatttggtgtttgaatttaatatataaagtctttgtaccctagttggttaaagagttgtacttgtttttgttaggttgcaagttcgaaacatacctctagcatttttaattgtatttttaaccattttaaatttaaaaacgggtaaacccacaatccgacccaagtatccaaattaaccacagctctcgacccggcaatccggacactttaaaaattaagcatcattatatatatatatagataacgcCTAAATAATAAGGTCATTTGTAAGGATATATTATGTATGAGTGTGcataatatgtttaattcaaCATATTCACAATAATTTAAGACTttaataatcatcaataaataaaatcaaacttaaataatcattaatttattaagctAACATATCAAAACATCCATTTCTAGCTATTGAAATAAGGTAAATAGTATGAAATGCTTATGAACATTTCAGAAAATAAGACTAGGTTGATCTCAACTTATTAACGTTATCTTATTCGTATTCacgtttaatataattttagctCGTTAAGCTTAATTATACACCtaacttgttatttttttatttataatattatttaataattaatattatatatatttattaatttaattttaaatattaataaataatttaaattaaaaaatagtatatttaaaaataaattatattattatattaaattttataattttttgttaatatataattttaaatattaataaacaacttaaattaaaaattaatatatttgtaaataaataatataaatatattaatttttataatttaaaaaatatttaatataaatataatataaaaaatatatagatatatattaaaatatttaatattaagataatataagttgatataataaaaaaaagtaatttattattatatatatcttttcacTCCTTTATACTTTCTCTATCTCTTACTCAATctttcaattataaatttatttttggtcTCTCACTTTCTTCCTTCCatcattattcatttttgtcagttttgattcatataaatttttagactaatttgatttcaaaaattataattataaattaaaagtatatttatatttcatattttccttaattatttcatatattaaaatatatatatatatattataaataataaataaaaatatatttaaatttatattttattgttataataattttatataattacataaaatatttaaaataaatgaaagagaatgaataaaacaatttaaaagaGTTTAAATAGATAagagattataaataaaatgattaaaaaataatgaaatagatcaaaaaataatgaataaaaaatatttaaaagtaacgAAGATAAATGCGCTAAGATTATAAACTTAAACGTTGAGAAAAGAGGTAGAgaaaaaaatgagtttaaacttaaaatgtgttttattataattttttgtggTGAATTTATTTtgcaaaattataatatttagaaCTCATTATCAACGGTGCCATTAAGTTAAAATGAAACTAATTAGTTAgtataaaatactaaaatatattatatcttattttatcatatattaataaaatactttaatacttttttaaaaattctcaaaaatattatctttcattaatttaattgaaaaaaagtaCCAAAGTATATCCTTAAAAGGCAACTTTAAAAGAGTTATGGGAGAAGGGATACTTTATTGAGGTGATATCTCTTATAATGAATAAAGTTTATGATTGAGACTCTCATATTTCAATTTCATTACTCAATCAAACAATTCTATACGggtattcaaattaaaattcaaattcataaaccaTTGAAAAATAATCTTCATTATTGATCCAAGATCTAAGACAACAATCTCTTCCAAccctaaaattattataaagatgACAATATGAACAACAAgacaacaacaaaaacacacaagaacaaacaaacaaacaagaaCAGAAATAGATGAACACCAAAATAAACTAAACAAAGAACACAATCTTTTCATCTTCTTAATCTCAGATCTAAACACACAAAACAACAAATTACAATTCTACTGACCTGAATTCTCAACCTCCGGGCAGCAACAGCTCCAGACTATATCTTTCAAAGCCGGCCTGAGTTGCATATTACAGAACTCATTATACTCTAAGCTATCACCACCCGATTTCTTCACCTCCACAACCAGAAACGAAGGTGTAAACGCAAATATATCAGCCGCAATTCCAAGCTTTCCTCTCCGACCATTCACTTGTCCCTGCAGCCTCACACTAGTCGTGTTCTCTTCACCTCCACCCTTCTTCACCACATCAAACTTCCCAGCCTTCTCCGCAACCTCCTCCAACAACGATATCAAGCTGCTAGCCGACATCGTTGTTGCAAATCTAAGTTCTTCCTTATCTCGCCTTTTCTCCTCAAACAGAGGAGACAAATCAAATCCTTCAGATAAAGATATTATATGAAACGCATTCATCTCCTCATACCCTTCTTTACATAATTCATCATTCTTCTCCTTCATTACTCTTGGAACACTCTTCTTGAACCATACAGAATCCATGATTTTCGCTATCGAAATCCTCGAATTGGGATTTGGATCAAGCAATTTCGTTATCAATCTCCTGGATTCAGATGAGAACCAAGGTGGGCATTTGAAATCTCCTTTACAGATTTTCCTATACATAGCCATCACGTTATCATCTTGAAACGGTAGATATCCAGCAAGAAGAACAAACAAGATAACACCGCATGACCATATATCCGCCTTAGCTCCATCATATCCTTTCTTTCCGATCACCTCCGGCGCAACATACGCCGGAGTTCCACACGTCGTATGAAGTAAACCGTCTTGCCGGAGATGTTCAGCAAAAGCGCTTAAACCGAAATCAGTTACCTTAAGATTACCTTCATCATCAAGAAGTAGATTTTCAGGTTTTAAATCACGATGATAAACGCCACGGCTATGGCAGAAATCAACGGCGGAGATGAGCTGTTGAAAGTAATGTCTAGCCGATTCTTCACGAAGACGACCTTTTGATATCTTTGAGAAAAGCTCACCGCCGCGAACGAGCTCCATCGCGAAATATATCTTCGTTTTGCTCGCCATAACTTCATGTAATTCGACTATATTTGGATGCTCAACCATTTTCATAACAGAGATCTCTCGTTTTACCTGATCCATCATCCCTACTTTGATTATCTTCTCCTTCCCGACGACCTTCATTGCTACGCTCTTCCCGTTCTGTAGATTCCTCGCGTGGTACACTTTTGCGAAGGTTCCATGACCTAACTGCCGTCCGAGCTCGTACTTTCCTTTCAAAACGTTACACTGATCGATTTTTTCCACCATTTTTATCGGATCTACAAAGCTTGAATCCGATTTGTAAAGAAATTTACAGACGAAAGtaaaattatagatatatagatagatagattgtGTCTCTAGATAGAGACGATAAGTAT
Proteins encoded:
- the LOC124912399 gene encoding CBL-interacting serine/threonine-protein kinase 6, whose product is MVEKIDQCNVLKGKYELGRQLGHGTFAKVYHARNLQNGKSVAMKVVGKEKIIKVGMMDQVKREISVMKMVEHPNIVELHEVMASKTKIYFAMELVRGGELFSKISKGRLREESARHYFQQLISAVDFCHSRGVYHRDLKPENLLLDDEGNLKVTDFGLSAFAEHLRQDGLLHTTCGTPAYVAPEVIGKKGYDGAKADIWSCGVILFVLLAGYLPFQDDNVMAMYRKICKGDFKCPPWFSSESRRLITKLLDPNPNSRISIAKIMDSVWFKKSVPRVMKEKNDELCKEGYEEMNAFHIISLSEGFDLSPLFEEKRRDKEELRFATTMSASSLISLLEEVAEKAGKFDVVKKGGGEENTTSVRLQGQVNGRRGKLGIAADIFAFTPSFLVVEVKKSGGDSLEYNEFCNMQLRPALKDIVWSCCCPEVENSGQ